In Nostoc sp. GT001, a genomic segment contains:
- a CDS encoding Crp/Fnr family transcriptional regulator, which produces MNENTFKPQVNRLLTALPASDYQRLFPHLKLVSLSTRQVIYEPGEPIAHVYFPQYAVVSLVSSIKDGSMMEVGIVSNEGMIGIPVILGGNTTTTKAFVQVSGTAMQMDADVLKTEFNQGGAIQNLLLRYVQAAYTELVQGCACNRFHTVEQRLARWLLTVSDRLQLEDFPLTQEFIAQMLGVRRSGVTVAANTLSKTGMIRYQRGHISILNREDLSATSCECYGVIRGEFTRLLGN; this is translated from the coding sequence GTGAACGAAAACACTTTTAAGCCGCAAGTAAATAGGTTACTCACGGCTTTGCCAGCGAGTGATTATCAGCGTCTTTTTCCGCACCTGAAGTTAGTTTCGCTTTCAACTCGGCAAGTCATTTATGAACCAGGAGAACCGATCGCACACGTTTATTTTCCCCAATACGCAGTAGTTTCTTTAGTCAGTAGTATAAAAGATGGCTCAATGATGGAAGTTGGGATAGTGAGCAATGAAGGGATGATCGGTATCCCAGTAATTTTAGGAGGCAACACAACAACCACAAAAGCGTTTGTGCAGGTTTCGGGTACTGCTATGCAAATGGATGCAGATGTACTTAAAACCGAGTTCAATCAGGGTGGAGCTATTCAAAACCTGCTGCTGCGCTATGTACAAGCTGCATACACTGAATTGGTGCAAGGATGTGCCTGCAACCGTTTTCATACCGTAGAGCAGCGGCTGGCTCGTTGGCTACTCACAGTCTCTGACCGCTTGCAATTAGAAGATTTTCCACTCACACAAGAATTTATCGCCCAGATGCTAGGTGTACGGCGCTCCGGTGTGACAGTAGCGGCTAATACCCTGAGCAAAACCGGAATGATTCGCTACCAGCGTGGTCATATTAGCATCCTCAACCGAGAGGATTTATCAGCAACTTCCTGCGAGTGTTATGGGGTCATAAGAGGCGAATTTACTCGGTTGCTGGGGAATTAG
- a CDS encoding response regulator produces MSNQSMSFQGVRLLAVDGDFDTRILLNYLFELGGAEIITAASVGEAMAIMSFFKPDILISEICLPDEDGYSLLLKVRNLEAKRGRHIPAIALTASVSEEDHDFALAVGYDIYRCKPIDLDELAFMVVSLIGIDNRLEILGCNKEEASK; encoded by the coding sequence ATGTCTAATCAATCGATGTCTTTTCAAGGTGTACGATTGCTAGCTGTTGACGGCGATTTTGATACAAGAATATTACTTAATTACCTGTTTGAATTAGGTGGAGCAGAGATTATCACTGCTGCTTCAGTAGGGGAAGCTATGGCAATAATGTCATTTTTTAAACCAGACATCCTAATTAGTGAGATTTGTTTACCAGATGAAGACGGCTACTCACTACTTTTGAAGGTCAGAAATCTGGAAGCAAAGCGAGGAAGACATATTCCAGCTATTGCTTTGACGGCATCTGTTTCCGAAGAAGACCATGATTTTGCTTTAGCAGTAGGTTATGATATATATCGATGTAAGCCTATAGATTTAGACGAATTAGCTTTTATGGTTGTCAGTTTAATCGGAATCGACAATAGGCTTGAGATATTGGGATGCAACAAGGAAGAAGCCAGTAAGTAA
- a CDS encoding peptidoglycan-binding protein, whose product MEYLAYSQMFIAQEEASGNTKYNLPQPQFNWKKLLKSSAWLALAGVGVLFAAVTQIQMSSAAYVKTNGSCLRVRTGPSSSYSYVDCVPNGATLPAIERYENGFARLSTGRYVFARWIGDRPNNRPVTRPGGVGGSVILTPGSKGQLVRDLQTALGNLRIDGIYGQETVSRVRSFQQSKGLLVDGVVGPETRAALGI is encoded by the coding sequence ATGGAATATCTTGCTTATTCCCAGATGTTTATTGCTCAAGAAGAGGCATCTGGAAACACTAAGTACAATCTTCCTCAACCTCAATTCAATTGGAAAAAACTGCTTAAATCTTCGGCTTGGTTAGCTTTAGCTGGTGTTGGTGTATTGTTTGCTGCTGTAACCCAAATTCAAATGAGTTCGGCTGCCTATGTCAAGACTAACGGCAGTTGTTTACGTGTCCGTACCGGCCCAAGCAGCAGCTACTCGTATGTGGACTGTGTACCAAATGGCGCAACACTTCCAGCCATTGAAAGATATGAAAATGGTTTTGCCAGACTTTCTACAGGTAGATACGTTTTTGCGCGATGGATTGGTGATAGACCTAATAATCGTCCTGTGACTAGACCTGGTGGTGTTGGCGGTTCAGTGATTCTTACCCCTGGTTCTAAAGGTCAGCTCGTCAGAGACTTGCAAACAGCTTTAGGTAATCTTAGAATTGATGGAATTTACGGTCAAGAAACTGTTAGCCGAGTCCGAAGCTTTCAGCAAAGCAAAGGTCTACTTGTAGATGGTGTTGTAGGCCCCGAAACTCGAGCAGCTCTGGGTATTTAA
- the wecB gene encoding UDP-N-acetylglucosamine 2-epimerase (non-hydrolyzing) — MTNQKRVCIILGTRPEAIKLAPVIQVFQKSSEFQLQVILTGQHREMVEQVMQLFNIKADYNLEIMQVQQSLNDITCRSLQGLEALFKAEKPDFVIVQGDTTTAFAAALAAFYQKIPIGHVEAGLRTDDIFNPYPEEANRRLISQITQLHFAPTPWAVENLHRSGVLGEIHMTGNTVIDALLNVAATQVVCDVPGLDWESYRVLLATVHRRENWGEPLLAIAQGFLQILDKFPDTALLLPLHRNPTVRVPLQELLGNHPRIFLTDPLDYGDLVGAIRRSHLLLTDSGGLQEEAPSLGKPVLVLRDTTERPEAVVAGTAKLVGTTTENIVAAATELLSDSDAYEAMANAINPFGDGHAAERILQIVQNYIYG, encoded by the coding sequence ATGACTAATCAAAAACGCGTTTGCATTATCTTAGGTACTCGCCCGGAAGCGATTAAACTCGCTCCAGTGATTCAGGTTTTCCAGAAGTCTTCAGAATTTCAGTTGCAAGTAATTCTAACTGGACAGCATCGTGAGATGGTTGAGCAAGTTATGCAACTATTTAATATCAAGGCAGATTATAACTTGGAAATTATGCAGGTTCAGCAATCTCTAAATGATATTACTTGCCGAAGTTTACAAGGGTTAGAAGCATTATTTAAGGCAGAAAAGCCAGATTTCGTAATTGTGCAGGGAGATACTACCACTGCTTTTGCCGCTGCTTTAGCAGCTTTTTATCAAAAAATTCCTATAGGTCATGTAGAAGCAGGGTTAAGAACTGATGATATCTTCAATCCTTACCCAGAAGAAGCTAATCGCCGATTGATTTCTCAAATTACTCAGTTGCACTTTGCACCGACTCCTTGGGCTGTGGAAAATTTGCATCGTTCTGGTGTTTTGGGTGAAATTCACATGACAGGTAACACTGTAATTGATGCATTGTTAAATGTCGCTGCAACCCAAGTAGTTTGCGATGTCCCAGGCTTAGACTGGGAATCATATCGGGTTTTGTTAGCAACAGTTCATCGTCGGGAGAATTGGGGAGAACCTCTATTAGCGATCGCTCAAGGCTTTTTACAAATCTTAGACAAGTTTCCTGATACAGCTTTGCTCTTACCATTGCACCGCAATCCGACAGTGCGAGTCCCGTTGCAGGAACTTTTAGGGAATCATCCCCGAATTTTCTTGACAGATCCTCTAGATTATGGAGATTTGGTGGGAGCAATTAGGCGATCGCATCTTTTGCTCACTGACTCTGGTGGTTTGCAAGAAGAAGCCCCCAGCTTGGGAAAACCAGTACTAGTTTTGAGAGACACTACCGAAAGACCGGAGGCTGTGGTAGCTGGTACAGCCAAACTTGTTGGCACTACGACTGAGAACATTGTTGCAGCCGCTACTGAGTTACTCAGTGACTCAGATGCTTATGAAGCGATGGCAAACGCAATCAATCCTTTTGGGGATGGTCATGCAGCAGAGCGCATTTTGCAGATTGTCCAAAATTACATTTATGGGTAA
- a CDS encoding type IV pilus twitching motility protein PilT, whose protein sequence is MTESQSPLNSNSAAGRNLPPMPPPPPPTPTFSTQRQMTQTLDMSMDRGTNPPVAGHRPGSPPPIPNSVRPQNSSPELTLEKLIREAYDQGYSDLHLGVGEPPRFRSRGEIQSGDYPETDKETFMSWLREVMSEGEIQRFEESLEFDGATQYEFARVRINVFGSLKGPAMVLRLIPLKILTMEQLRLPPIFRDICHHHKGLILVTGPTGSGKSTTMAAMIDYINKEMAKHIITIEDPIEFVHQSRKSLVKQREVGMHTRKFDNALKAALREDPDLILVGEMRDKETVNTALKAAQTGHLVMGTLHTNSAVKTIERILNLYSGDEQDAMRVAISESLVAVIAQGLCRTTDGKRAAFHDVLINTEAIKEWIKDGKYDEIGELMKQAGFDGMITMNQSLLNLYQDGRITEETALEMSPTPNEMAQFLRGRV, encoded by the coding sequence ATGACAGAATCACAGTCTCCATTAAATTCTAACTCTGCTGCCGGACGTAATTTGCCACCAATGCCGCCGCCACCACCGCCAACTCCAACCTTTAGTACCCAGCGGCAGATGACACAAACATTGGATATGTCAATGGATAGGGGCACAAATCCGCCTGTTGCAGGTCATCGTCCGGGTAGTCCACCGCCAATACCTAATTCAGTTCGCCCTCAAAACAGCAGTCCAGAACTCACTTTAGAGAAGTTAATCAGAGAAGCTTACGATCAGGGATATTCTGACTTGCACTTGGGTGTAGGTGAACCACCGCGCTTTCGCAGCCGAGGAGAAATTCAATCAGGAGATTATCCAGAAACAGACAAAGAAACTTTTATGAGTTGGTTGCGGGAGGTGATGAGTGAGGGAGAAATTCAGCGCTTTGAAGAATCCTTAGAATTTGACGGAGCAACTCAATACGAATTTGCTCGCGTGCGGATTAATGTTTTTGGCTCCCTGAAAGGGCCTGCAATGGTGCTGCGGTTGATTCCGCTAAAAATCTTAACTATGGAACAGTTGAGATTACCTCCAATTTTTCGGGATATTTGTCATCACCATAAAGGTTTAATTCTAGTAACGGGGCCCACTGGTTCTGGTAAGTCCACCACAATGGCAGCGATGATTGACTACATCAATAAGGAGATGGCCAAACATATCATCACTATTGAAGACCCGATAGAATTTGTCCATCAAAGCCGCAAGTCCTTAGTCAAACAGCGGGAAGTGGGAATGCATACCCGAAAATTTGACAACGCTTTGAAAGCAGCTTTGCGGGAAGACCCAGATTTGATTCTGGTGGGGGAAATGCGGGACAAGGAAACAGTTAACACCGCCCTAAAAGCTGCTCAGACTGGTCACTTAGTCATGGGAACCCTGCACACCAATAGTGCGGTCAAAACCATTGAGCGGATTCTCAACCTCTATTCTGGTGATGAACAGGATGCAATGCGGGTGGCGATTTCTGAGTCTTTAGTAGCAGTAATTGCTCAAGGTTTGTGTCGCACAACTGACGGTAAGCGGGCTGCTTTCCACGATGTGCTGATCAATACTGAGGCGATTAAGGAATGGATCAAAGACGGTAAGTATGATGAAATTGGCGAGTTGATGAAACAAGCTGGCTTTGATGGCATGATTACGATGAATCAGTCATTGCTCAATCTCTATCAAGACGGACGCATCACTGAAGAAACTGCTTTGGAAATGTCACCAACTCCTAACGAAATGGCACAGTTTCTCCGAGGTCGAGTTTAG
- a CDS encoding circadian clock KaiB family protein: MNNLTTNKLSTPQLFKGIALFTPGGDLIYCIDPSKQGRWHLHLCSALQEILDLPEPPHFLVPCYTATIDNWLDPRTQQVRTFAEAYPAVIRHQALLNAVFGTGELVWQAAPWQEGLCDRMVLTTYRSSFGQLWEDHDLIVRLDLSEPVPKYHQPVIIQKKEAITQGYVLRLFVAGHSSSTERILQNLHELLERSLGHPYTLKVIDVLSHPEQAELNQVSATPTLVKVWPHPIRRIVGELDHVEKILHMLAAKEKI, encoded by the coding sequence GTGAATAACTTGACGACAAATAAACTATCTACGCCCCAGCTGTTTAAAGGCATTGCGCTATTTACGCCTGGAGGAGATTTAATTTACTGCATCGACCCTAGCAAGCAAGGTCGATGGCATTTGCATTTGTGCTCGGCTTTGCAAGAAATCCTAGATTTACCAGAGCCACCGCACTTTTTAGTGCCTTGTTATACTGCAACTATTGATAATTGGTTAGATCCGCGCACTCAACAAGTGCGAACTTTTGCTGAAGCTTATCCAGCTGTAATTAGACATCAAGCTTTGCTTAATGCTGTTTTTGGCACGGGAGAATTAGTATGGCAAGCAGCTCCTTGGCAAGAAGGATTGTGCGATCGCATGGTGTTAACAACCTATCGTTCGTCATTTGGGCAGCTTTGGGAGGATCACGATTTAATTGTCCGTCTAGACCTTTCTGAACCTGTACCAAAATACCACCAACCAGTAATAATACAAAAAAAAGAAGCCATCACCCAAGGCTATGTTCTCCGCTTGTTTGTTGCCGGACATAGCAGTTCTACTGAACGCATTCTGCAAAATTTACACGAATTGTTAGAGCGATCGCTCGGACACCCTTATACTCTGAAGGTGATTGATGTTTTAAGTCATCCAGAACAAGCAGAACTAAATCAGGTTTCTGCAACTCCTACCCTTGTCAAGGTTTGGCCTCACCCAATTCGGCGAATCGTTGGAGAGTTGGATCATGTAGAAAAGATTTTACACATGTTAGCTGCTAAGGAAAAAATTTAA